One part of the Eucalyptus grandis isolate ANBG69807.140 chromosome 10, ASM1654582v1, whole genome shotgun sequence genome encodes these proteins:
- the LOC104421798 gene encoding chlorophyll a-b binding protein 6, chloroplastic: protein MAANSLMSCGISTTSFPSVLSSSKSKFAAAVPLPSGASTNAVSRFSMSADWMPGSPRPPYLDGSAPGDFGFDPLRLGEVPENLERFKESELIHCRWAMLAVPGILVPEALGLGNWVQAQEWAAKPGGQATYLGNPVPWGTLPTILAIEFISIAFVEHQRSMEKDPEKKKYPGGAFDPLGYSKDPVKFEELKVKEIKNGRLALLAFVGFCIQQTAYPGTGPLENLATHLADPWHNNIGDILIPRTVSP from the exons ATGGCCGCCAACTCGCTGATGAGCTGCGGCATCTCCACCACCTCCTTCCCATCCGTCCTCTCCTCCTCCAAGTCGAagttcgccgccgccgtcccacTCCCGAGCGGCGCCTCCACGAATGCCGTGTCGCGCTTCTCCATGTCGGCCGACTGGATGCCCGGTTCGCCCCGGCCACCCTACCTCGACGGCTCGGCACCCGG TGACTTCGGGTTCGACCCGCTTCGGCTCGGGGAAGTCCCGGAGAACCTGGAGAGATTCAAGGAGTCTGAACTCATTCACTGCAGATGGGCTATGCTCGCTGTT CCCGGGATCTTGGTGCCGGAAGCCTTGGGCTTAGGAAACTGGGTGCAAGCGCAGGAGTGGGCGGCCAAGCCCGGAGGCCAGGCCACCTACTTGGGCAACCCGGTGCCGTGGGGAACTCTGCCCACCATCCTCGCCATCGAGTTCATCTCCATCGCCTTTGTCGAGCACCAGCGCAGCATGGAGAAGGACccggagaagaagaagtacCCCGGCGGCGCCTTCGACCCCCTCGGCTACTCCAAGGACCCCGTCAAGTTCGAGGAGCTCAAAGTGAAGGAGATCAAGAACG GTCGTCTGGCGTTGTTGGCGTTCGTCGGGTTCTGCATCCAGCAAACGGCTTACCCTGGCACCGGGCCCCTGGAGAACTTGGCGACGCACCTTGCTGATCCGTGGCACAACAACATCGGGGACATCCTCATTCCCAGAACGGTCTCGCCTTGA
- the LOC104421799 gene encoding rhomboid-like protein 19: MSSLSGGTGSLAGFTRLCKGMAVVLVGGHIVVQILPAAVNYLALIPARTIPFAWNLITAGYIEQTVYGVVISTIGLLFMGKILEPIWGAKEFVKFIFIVNILTSLCVFVTAIALYYIRMEENYLYMPLSGFYGVLSGFLVGIKQILPDHELPLVRIKAKWLPSIILLLSVIVSFFIPEPTAYLPMLIFGTYTSWIYLRFLQRRPETKFMGDPSDDFSFSSFFPELLRPIIDPFASIFARLCCGKRQTSSEAQDYELGDNPLLGSDPIEASRRRERGARALEERLAAERLAAAQTAQESGKDATESV; the protein is encoded by the exons atgAGTTCACTCTCCGGA GGAACGGGCTCGCTCGCCGGGTTCACGAGGCTCTGCAAGGGCATGGCCGTGGTGCTTGTCGGGGGCCACATTGTGGTGCAGATCCTCCCCGCGGCCGTCAATTATCTTGCTCTGATCCCCGCGAG gacaattccttttgcTTGGAATCTGATAACGGCTGGTTATATTGAGCAAACAGTATATGGG GTTGTTATCAGCACTATTGGTCTACTATTCATGGGAAAGATTCTTGAGCCCATATGGGGTGCTAAAGAGTTCGTGAAGTTCATCTTCATTGTCAACATTTTAACTTCTCTCTGTGTTTTCGTCACTGCCATCGCCTTGTATTACATAAGAATGGAGGAAAATTACCT GTACATGCCACTATCTGGTTTCTATGGGGTCCTTTCAGGGTTCCTCGTTGGCATTAAGCAAATTTTACCTGACCATGAGTTGCCTTTAGTGAGGATTAAAGCAAAG TGGTTGCCATCTATCATTTTGCTACTGTCTGTCATTGTAAGCTTCTTCATCCCAGAGCCTACAGCTTATCTGCCGATGTTAATATTTGGCACATACACAAGCTGGATTTACCTTAGGTTCTTGCAAAGGAGGCCTGAAACTAAGTTCATGGGGGATCCAAGTGAtgatttctccttttcttcctttttcccggAGCTATTAAG GCCCATAATTGATCCTTTTGCATCAATATTTGCTCGGTTGTGTTGTGGAAAACGCCAAACTTCGTCTGAGGCCCAGGACTATGAACTGGGCGATAACCCATTGCTGGGTTCTGATCCGATCGAAGCATCTAGGAGAAG AGAACGAGGCGCCCGGGCTTTGGAAGAAAGGCTTGCAGCTGAGAGGTTAGCAGCTGCACAGACTGCGCAAGAATCTGGGAAAGATGCCACCGAGAGTGTTTGA
- the LOC104421800 gene encoding probable ubiquitin-conjugating enzyme E2 C, producing MEVRQNPTADNSSTVSGRRQAPKQAKASPVPVDSTSVTQRLQKELMALMMSGDLGVSAFPEGESIFSWVGTIEGAKGTVYEGLSYKLSLRFPLEYPFKPPQVKFETLCFHPNVDQFGNICLDILQDKWSSAYDCRTILLSIQSLLGEPNLESPFNSCAAALWNNKEDYRKMVHKQSFAGELFEE from the exons ATGGAAGTCCGGCAGAACCCGACGGCGGACAACTCGTCGACGGTGTCCGGCCGCCGGCAGGCGCCGAAGCAGGCCAAGGCCTCGCCTGTTCCCGTCGATTCGACCTCCGTCACTCAGAG GCTCCAGAAGGAACTGATGGCGCTGATG ATGAGTGGAGATCTTGGAGTATCGGCATTTCCTGAAGGTGAAAGTATTTTCTCATGGGTAGGCACAATTGAGGGTGCAAAAGGCACGGTGTACGAGGGTCTCTCTTACAAGCTTTCATTGCGGTTCCCATTGGAATATCCATTCAAGCCACCGCAAGTCAAGTTTGAGACTCTGTGTTTCCATCCGAATGTCGATCAGTTTGGCAATATATGTCTTGACATCCTTCAG GATAAGTGGTCATCAGCGTATGACTGCAGAACCATTCTTTTGTCCATTCAGAGTCTGCTGGGAG AGCCCAATCTTGAGAGTCCCTTCAACAGCTGTGCTGCAGCTTTGTGGAACAATAAAGAAG ATTACAGAAAGATGGTCCATAAACAAAGTTTTGCTGGAGAGCTTTTCGAAGAGTGA
- the LOC104421801 gene encoding MLO-like protein 2, whose product MAEKYEKERTLEYTATWAVAIVCFVILAISILLEHAIHLFEKFLKRKRRVALVEALEKVKSELMLLGFISLLLTVLQGPISNICVPRRIASSWLPCKEGLEAKKSGRRLLEFSEFGGVIRRSLATKGYDNCTGKGEYAFVTAYGIHQLHIFIFVLAIFHVLYCLTTLALGNIKMRRWEAWEKETKTHEYKYFNDPERFRYTRETSFGQRHLSFWSRWKISVWIVCFFRQFFGSVTKVDYLTLRHGFIKAHLPPGSETKFDFQDYIQRSLEDDFKVVVGISPIIWFSAVLFLLTNSHGWRSYIWLPFITLFIVLLVGTKLQVIITKLGLRIQERGNIVKGIPVVQPGDELFWFGRPRLLLLLIHFVLFQNAFQLAFFAWGTYSFGLKNCFHERTADIIFRVSMGVFIQVLCSYVTLPLYALVTQMGSTMKPTIFNDHVATAIKHWHTTAKKHTKQSHHSNADPPFSSRPATPAHLLQTYNHRSEESLHEIESDRWPQLEMTNESSHDHGLADDSEIARHSDVVEGGQPDLPNQPSMPPQATAPHAR is encoded by the exons ATGGCAGAGAAATATGAGAAGGAGCGTACTCTGGAGTATACTGCGACATGGGCGGTCGCCATCGTCTGTTTCGTGATACTTGCTATTTCCATCTTGTTGGAACATGCCATTCATCTCTTTGAAAAG TTCTTaaagagaaagaggagggtAGCTCTTGTTGAAGCATTAGAGAAGGTTAAATCAG AGCTTATGCTGCTGGGGTTCATATCATTGCTTCTGACAGTGCTTCAAGGTCCAATATCGAACATATGCGTCCCCAGGAGAATCGCGAGCTCCTGGCTTCCTTGTAAGGAGGGGCTCGAGGCTAAAAAGTCCGGCCGTAGACTCCTGGAGTTCTCGGAGTTCGGTGGGGTTATCCGCCGGAGTCTGGCCACGAAAGGGTACGATAATTGCACTGGAAAG GGAGAGTATGCCTTTGTCACGGCGTACGGTATTCATCAGCTCCATATATTCATCTTTGTGTTAGCCATCTTCCATGTTCTGTACTGCCTCACCACTTTGGCTCTGGGCAACATCAAG ATGAGACGATGGGAAGCATGGGAAAAAGAGACGAAGACACATGAATACAAGTACTTCAATG ATCCAGAGAGGTTTAGGTATACAAGAGAGACATCATTCGGTCAAAGGCATTTGAGCTTTTGGAGCAGATGGAAAATATCTGTCTGGATA GTGTGCTTTTTCAGACAGTTCTTTGGATCAGTCACGAAGGTTGATTATTTGACACTAAGACATGGATTTATCAAG GCACATTTGCCACCTGGAAGTGAGACAAAATTCGACTTCCAGGATTACATCCAAAGATCACTTGAGGATGATTTTAAAGTAGTCGTTGGAATAAG CCCGATTATCTGGTTCTCTGCAGTGCTGTTCCTTCTGACCAATTCGCATG GATGGCGTTCTTATATATGGTTGCCGTTTATTACTCTGTTT ATAGTACTCCTGGTGGGGACAAAACTGCAAGTTATAATCACGAAACTGGGACTGCGCATTCAAGAGAGGGGAAATATAGTCAAGGGCATTCCTGTGGTTCAACCCGGTGATGAGCTTTTCTGGTTTGGACGCCCACGTCTCCTCCTTTTATTGATTCATTTCGTCCTTTTCCAG AATGCTTTTCAACTAGCCTTTTTCGCTTGGGGCACG TATTCATTTGGGTTGAAGAACTGCTTCCATGAACGCACTGCAGATATCATCTTCAGAGTTTCAATGGG GGTCTTTATCCAGGTCCTCTGCAGCTATGTGACCTTGCCTCTCTATGCTTTGGTGACACAG ATGGGATCGACCATGAAGCCCACCATCTTCAATGATCATGTCGCAACGGCTATCAAGCACTGGCATACCACTGCGAAGAAACACACCAAACAAAGCCACCACTCCAATGCCGACCCGCCGTTCTCCAGCCGGCCAGCAACACCAGCTCATCTCCTGCAAACCTACAACCACAGAAGTGAAGAGAGCCTTCATGAGATCGAAAGTGACCGTTGGCCTCAGTTAGAGATGACCAATGAGTCTTCTCATGACCATGGATTAGCCGACGACTCGGAGATTGCTAGGCATTCTGATGTTGTGGAGGGAGGGCAGCCGGACTTGCCAAACCAGCCATCAATGCCGCCTCAAGCGACTGCTCCCCACGCACGGTGA